In Oncorhynchus clarkii lewisi isolate Uvic-CL-2024 chromosome 16, UVic_Ocla_1.0, whole genome shotgun sequence, one genomic interval encodes:
- the LOC139368765 gene encoding bromodomain adjacent to zinc finger domain protein 2A-like isoform X1 encodes MEANNHFNYGTHSTVSVNSGLKLSSGDSVYTNGSSMSFPQQEKNMNGEMNVNGSTTVIGSSVSGSQTPTAPYPHMNNHHHQSSMGYDYLWGGQPQYSPAMSLSPGHGMHQKQPPTGVMQQQSQQHFQSHGQYQLNGGMPGSRQPPVVPPPNMNLTGGQYWNRVNPGQQQSSTAMAMGYNSHSVYGAYQSQVHPGIAPSQHHQQQPPQPPPHQQTQQHHHQQQQQPQHYSMVSNGIPYYQHHPQHPPLPAPQPQAQMMPPTSQNFTPPRGSPQQHQMGRGGTGSPLPMAVSSVPMMSPSTMADSGSPQSQTRERSPHGGSVAMPAVMQGRMSEAFKDVDKGYNGMERASVAQRLPKSDSYPPKPPGPPMGPTSDYCQRSKQPMAHHHEMTTLARESALPEPPHSMSAPPPVVSTPPSAKAATPPKVSAPPAVSMAHMSASGPPVVSSSSVTSTPPRNSAPPVSSAPSPLVLGPPPRLSSPPLMLQGLRPFPVTVSTLPSVVSPPSSLSAPPPKPSALSPLLDKSSRPPSVSAPNPVSARPPVSVAHQTAHTTSTPPAVVSTSTMVSALPHSMSVPIPALQQMVQGSRLPPLTSSPPALFGALREMFWTSSSMSASAPSPAVSTPSVAVMAPPSAVSRPHSAVSSRSISVSSSLSQSVSTCPLAVSAPPAVSVSVVSSFPKEVSMPPLTVQGPRALPLSGPPPLTSQTSRDPPLSESPALMSVPLAVMTAPLEVPSAPPLSAPAPPQAPKRMVPPEPEERCMGNMKYMGNMKDPSVETDRVKTSSKIDSAGSLTRQCEKHSIKPLTVIPGTTLHPKNQEDSPGDQVCAEKNDTTPMGGADIPLEKRSLDDICVTDESTVDESFDESLQAESIRLDSTHMEDLSLTEEDDVSNNSSFDDVSRFDETSRLHDTSRINDTSRLDDISRVDGDNSLFDDTSHTDDDTSRFDDSSRVDGNKSLFDDSARVDDSARVDDSARVDDSARMDDSTHVEETSHVGDTTMDSSFSSVEDSRDDSQTENVSRAEETMDSCLSTKESMLESSLNNTSKMQDSSVDLSQNDISQSSSNCPAKPTPAYKGDREAEVWDRPDSTGTTSTKASAATIMAPPVIMDKGKHTAALSALVESLVGAPLLPLGAPALPTTGQKTKTPRKPRKPRTQAASIPVPQAPGKAQRKSAIKTPKVEKIKVERRKKLEVGENKEKGRPRKRKKIEPVAATGEPEHSAEGLLPGQSGPVTTIGKPCLTSGETPPVIKPKKVRIKKVSVLEPKPHKIAKMDIDTKPNDDDNNVNDGDDSSTAGDTPRRRIATEEQVYFPLLHGWRREIRVKKNEDRLKGETWYYSPCGRRMKQFPEVIKYLNRHQDTAVTREHFSFSPRMPVGDFYEERDSTEGVKWCLLANEEVPSMIMAITGRRGRPPNPDKEMPRPRARRTKGGPVRKPGRPPKPKMVDLLSKVDARMLKRLEAKDGLTEEDKEKLVKIKKKMKRKARMKRKEDNKNKKIRQEKKQAKLDKETKEVKAEPADQEASQPAPPQPPAPEPKKRGPRKKVEVPPPVVETDQERLAKGKRVLGARSKAKALAAAQAEAEAAAQAALAAKKQVERRAQAQRRLEERRRQQMILEELKKPTEDMCLTDHQPLPELSRIPGLVLSGVAFSHCLTVVEFLYSYGKVLGLHIPTDVPSLSTLQEGLLGLGDSQSEVQDLLIKLVEAALHDPGLPPYYQSVKILGEKLVDLELTRSTVSEGLRIFLESHGFDMEVCNVLRTKTFLTLNPDTKAAILGFLVEELNGSNIVISEIDNTLENRATYRKNKWIIEGKLRKLKAALARRTGRSEEELYLEERRRSARVAEEENLSLEESGGPMERGSRRRTPKEEPKLSETDSPTNASIPELERQIDKLTKRQVFFRKKLLQSSHSLRAVSLGQDRFRRRYLLLPHLGGVLVEGPEEILATEDILVKEVPVTLLKREPKVEEKPTTTPAPPASPPQSQTSLPPKEDPLPGTASLMSSPRARGRPRKIKPEVELHLRTAKCRRRRRSSKSGGDESGPGVSQDTTTTNGTEDLTQSTFSNCLSQLQGALTNGTEPITGTAPKGRLPEDSMKEMAEKQGQWFNLLPKQPCDKTSLTEPQTPPSKPPKRLPLTPSTLPALAAPLLQSVPDPTPQVTPSPAKPGRRRRRGGSPARRVGARAAAAKRRGRPSSTLFQEIEQQYFTQLVVKPIPASMVRGWWWIKEPEDLTATLQALHPRGIREKVLHKHLAKHMEYLAEVCTRPINDPIFQVKVKEGEALLESLQQPWQVQERALETDVGALRWVEDLEQRVIAADLHLKMAPQNGRSDSDNNTETPAAGFQPYTVPEVDSTRDDLQYYEHDVDPRDDWIVRTKKEWSDLPRVASHPLDLAVLRLANLERNIDRRYLKEPLWNLAEVVRLAPLTPEESQMGQMDVMSLESEITPRLRTWRQALDRCRSAPQLCLCLLQLEKAIAWERSVVKVTCQVCRKGDNDEYLLLCDGCDRGCHMYCLRPKVTQVPEGDWFCPTCVSKASDGESPRSNHRSSKQRTRVKKRRYEDDSSDEEAVPSKRSGGGANMATRHKDGGPALSSRYSGDGGRTAGFSPAKRRRMTTRNQPDLTYCEIILMEMESHADAWPFLEPVNPRMVPGYRRIIKNPMDFLTMRERLLQGGYCSCEEFAADAHLVFNNCELFNEDTSEVGMAGHSMKRFFENRWAEFYASKDQ; translated from the exons ATGGAGGCGAACAACCATTTCAACTATGGCACCCACTCCACTGTGTCTGTTAACTCAGGACTGAAACTCTCCTCAGGGGATTCTGTCTATACCAATGGGTCCTCCATGAGTTTCCCTCAGCAGGAGAAGA ATATGAACGGCGAAATGAATGTGAATGGCAGCACTACTGTAATTGGGTCCAGTGTGTCTGGCTCCCAAACTCCAACAGCCCCATACCCTCATatgaacaaccaccaccaccagagTAGCATGGGCTACGACTACCTGTGGGGAGGACAGCCACAATACAGCCCAGCCATGAGCTTGTCTCCTGGGCATGGCATGCACCAGAAGCAGCCTCCCACTGGGGTGATGCAGCAACAGAGCCAGCAGCATTTCCAGAGTCACGGACAGTACCAACTGAACGGGGGCATGCCTGGGTCCCGTCAGCCCCCCGTGGTGCCACCCCCAAACATGAATCTTACAGGGGGCCAGTACTGGAACAGGGTTAACCCGGGGCAACAGCAGAGCAGCACAGCCATGGCAATGGGGTATAACTCGCACAGCGTGTACGGGGCCTACCAGAGCCAGGTGCACCCTGGGATTGCGCCCTCACAGCATCACCAGCAGCAGCCTCCACAGCCACCCCCTCACCAACAGACACAGCAACaccaccaccagcagcagcagcaacctcAGCACTACAGCATGGTGTCCAACGGGATTCCCTACTACCAGCATCATCCCCAGCACCCACCTCTTCCCGCTCCACAACCTCAGGCTCAAATGATGCCCCCTACCTCCCAGAATTTCACCCCTCCACGGGGAAGCCCCCAGCAACACCAGATGGGCCGGGGGGGCACAGGCAGCCCCCTCCCCATGGCGGTGTCTTCTGTCCCCATGATGTCACCCTCGACAATGGCGGATAGTGGATCGCCCCAGAGccagaccagggagaggagtccCCATGGGGGTTCTGTAGCGATGCCGGCTGTCATGCAAG GGCGGATGAGTGAAGCGTTTAAGGATGTGGATAAAGGCTACAATGGGATGGAGAGGGCGTCTGTCGCCCAGCGGCTGCCTAAAAGCGACAGCTACCCTCCCAAGCCCCCTGGACCTCCCATGGGGCCCACCAGTGACTACTGCCAGCGCTCCAAGCAGCCAATGGCCCACCACCATGAAATGACTACCTTAGCGAGGGAGTCTGCGCTGCCTGAGCCTCCACACTCGATGTCGGCGCCTCCCCCTGTGGTTTCCACACCTCCTTCAGCTAAGGCAGCAACCCCTCCTAAGGTCTCTGCACCTCCTGCAGTGTCTATGGCTCATATGAGTGCCTCAGGGCCTCCTGTTGTTTCATCTTCCTCCGTTACTTCTACGCCTCCCCGAAACTCAGCTCCTCCTGTGTCCTCTGCTCCTTCTCCCCTTGTGCTCGGGCCTCCTCCCAGGCTGTCGTCGCCTCCTCTGATGTTACAAGGCCTAAGACCTTTTCCAGTGACTGTGTCCACACTTCCATCAGTCGTATCACCTCCCTCCTCATTGTCTGCACCTCCTCCTAAGCCATCTGCTCTTTCTCCTTTACTGGACAAATCCTCTAGACCTCCATCTGTGTCTGCTCCCAATCCAGTCAGTGCTCGTCCCCCAGTGTCTGTGGCACATCAGACTGCTCACACTACATCTACACCTCCTGCAGTGGTCTCGACTTCTACCATGGTGTCTGCTCTCCCGCACTCCATGTCTGTGCCTATCCCCGCTCTTCAACAGATGGTCCAAGGATCCAGACTACCTCCTCTGACTTCTTCTCCCCCTGCTTTATTTGGAGCACTTCGAGAAATGTTTTGGACTTCGTCATCAATGTCTGCATCTGCTCCTTCCCCAGCGGTGTCTACTCCCTCGGTGGCAGTCATGGCACCTCCCTCAGCAGTGTCCAGGCCTCATTCGGCAGTCAGTTCACGTTCTATATCAGTGTCCTCCTCACTTTCTCAATCAGTGTCTACTTGTCCCCTAGCAGTTTCTGCCCCTCCcgcagtgtctgtgtctgtagtgtCCTCCTTTCCAAAGGAGGTGTCTATGCCTCCTCTAACAGTCCAAGGCCCTAGAGCTCTACCTTTGTCTGGACCTCCTCCTCTCACATCCCAAACCTCCAGAGATCCTCCATTGTCTGAGTCACCTGCCTTGATGTCTGTGCCTCTTGCAGTGATGACTGCTCCTCTTGAGGTACCTTCTGCACCTCCACTATCCGCCCCTGCTCCTCCACAAGCTCCTAAACGGATGGTTCCCCCAGAGCCAGAGGAGCGATGCATGGGGAACATGAAGTACATGGGGAACATGAAGGATCCCTCTGTAGAAACAGACAGAGTCAAAACATCATCAAAGATTGATTCCGCAGGGTCTCTGACTCGTCAATGTGAAAAACACTCAATCAAACCCCTCACGGTTATTCCTGGGACGACACTGCACCCCAAGAACCAAGAGGACTCCCCTGGGGACCAAGTTTGTGCTGAGAAAAATGACACCACCCCAATGGGTGGTGCAGACATTCCCCTGGAGAAGAGAAGTCTGGATGACATCTGTGTGACGGATGAGTCAACAGTTGATGAGTCTTTTGACGAGTCCTTGCAGGCGGAGTCCATACGCCTCGACAGCACCCATATGGAAGACCTCAGCCTCACTGAGGAAGATGACGTCAGTAACAACTCGTCATTTGACGATGTCTCTCGGTTTGACGAAACTTCTAGACTTCACGATACCTCTCGCATAAATGACACATCTCGATTGGATGACATCTCCCGCGTAGATGGTGATAACTCTCTGTTTGACGATACCTCTCACACGGATGATGACACTTCCCGCTTTGACGACAGCTCTCGCGTAGATGGCAACAAATCTCTATTTGACGACAGCGCTCGCGTGGATGACAGCGCTCGCGTGGATGACAGCGCTCGCGTGGATGACAGCGCTCGCATGGATGACAGCACTCACGTGGAGGAAACATCACATGTTGGAGACACTACAATGGATAGCAGCTTCTCCTCTGTGGAGGACTCTAGGGATGATTCCCAGACAGAGAACGTTTCTCGGGCAGAGGAGACCATGGACAGCTGCCTGAGCACCAAGGAGTCCATGCTGGAGTCCTCTCTGAACAACACCTCTAAGATGCAGGACTCCAGTGTTGACTTGTCCCAGAATGACATCTCTCAGTCAAGCTCAAATTGCCCTGCCAAACCAACCCCGGCCTACAAAG GTGACCGTGAGGCGGAGGTCTGGGATAGACCAGACTCCACTGGCACCACCAGCACCAAGGCCAGTGCTGCTACCATCATGGCACCACCTGTTATCATGGATAAAGGCAAGCACACAGCGGCGCTCAGTGCCCTGGTGGAAAGCCTGGTTGGAGCCCCGCTCCTGCCCCTAGGTGCCCCAGCCCTGCCCACGACTGGCCAAAAGACCAAAACACCAAGGAAACCCAGGAAGCCACGCACTCAAGCAGCCTCCATTCCCG TTCCGCAGGCCCCTGGGAAAGCCCAGCGGAAGTCTGCTATTAAAACTCCAAAGGTAGAGAAGAtaaaggtagagaggaggaagaagctTGAGGTAGGAGAGAACAAGGAAAAGGGACGacctagaaagagaaagaagattGAACCAGTAGCAGCCACAGGAGAGCCTGAACATTCTGCTGAAGGCTTACTTCCTGGTCAAAGTGGACCAGTCACTACCATTGGTAAACCATGTCTGACCAGTGGCGAGACCCCACCAGTGATCAAACCCAAGAAAGTTAGAATCAAGAAAGTAAGTGTTCTGGAGCCGAAGCCACACAAAATAGCAAAAATGGACATTGACACTAAACCCAATGATGATGACAATAACGTCAACGACGGCGACGACAGTTCCACTGCGG GTGACACTCCTAGAAGGAGGATAGCAACAGAGGAGCAGGTCTACTTCCCTCTGCTCCACGG CTGGAGGAGGGAGATCCGGGTCAAGAAGAATGAGGACCGACTCAAGGGCGAGACCTGGTACTACAGCCCCTGTGGGAGGAGGATGAAGCAGTTTCCTGAAGTCATCAAG TATCTAAACAGGCACCAGGACACTGCTGTGACCAGGGAACACTTCAGTTTCAGCCCCCGCATGCCCGTAGGAGACTTCTACGAGGAGAGGGActccactgag GGAGTGAAATGGTGCCTACTGGCCAATGAGGAGGTGCCCTCCATGATCATGGCCATCACAGGCCGACGTGGCCGACCTCCAAACCCTGACAAAGAGATGCCCCGGCCCCGAGCTCGTCGTACCAAGGGTGGGCCAGTCCGAAAGCCCGGGAGGCCGCCCAAACCCAAGATGGTGGACCTGCTGAGCAAGGTGGATGCCAGAATGCTGAAGAGGCTAGAGGCCAAGG ATGGTCTGActgaggaggacaaggagaaacTTGTCAAAATCAAGAAGAAAATGAAGAGAAAG GCAAGGATGAAAAGAAAGGAGGATAACAAGAATAAAAAGATCCGACAGGAGAAAAAGCAAGCGAAG CTGGACAAGGAGACCAAGGAGGTGAAGGCTGAACCAGCCGACCAGGAGGCCTCACAGCCGGCCCCACCACAGCCACCCGCCCCTGAGCCCAAGAAGCGCGGCCCTAGGAAGAAGGTTGAGGTGCCGCCACCGGTTGTGGAGACTGACCAGGAGAGGTTGGCCAAGGGGAAAAGGGTGCTGGGCGCCAGGAGTAAGGCCAAAGCCCTGGCTGCTGCCCAGGCAGAGGCGGAGGCTGCGGCCCAGGCAGCCCTGGCAGCTAAGAAGCAGGTGGAGAGGAGGGCCCAGGCCCAGAGacggctggaggagaggaggagacagcagATGATCCTGGAGGAGCTGAAGAAGCCCACTGAGGACATGTGTCTCACAGACCACCAGCCCCTTCCGGAGCTGTCTCGGATCCCTGGCTTGGTTCTTTCTGGTGTGGCCTTCTCCCACTGCCTGACTGTGGTGGAGTTCCTGTACAGCTATGGCAAGGTGCTGGGCCTCCACATCCCCACTGATGTGCCTAGCCTCAGCACCCTGCAGGAGGGCCTCCTGGGCCTGGGAGACAGTCAAAGCGAGGTCCAGGATCTGCTCATAAAGCTGGTGGAGGCCGCACTACACGACCCAGGCCTGCCACCCTACTACCAg tcGGTGAAGATCCTAGGGGAGAAGCTGGTGGACCTGGAGCTGACTCGCAGCACAGTGTCTGAGGGCCTGAGGATCTTCCTGGAGTCCCATGGCTTTGACATGGAGGTGTGCAACGTGCTGCGGACCAAGACCTTCCTCACCCTCAACCCCGACACCAAGGCTGCCATCCTGGGCTTCCTGGTGGAGGAGCTCAATGGCAGCAACATTGTCATAAG TGAGATTGACAACACACTGGAAAACAGGGCTACTTACAGAAAGAACAAGTGGATCATCGAGGGGAAATTGCGCAA ACTGAAGGCAGCTCTAGCACGGCGTACGGGGCGGTCTGAGGAGGAGCTCTatctagaggagaggaggcgcaGTGCCAGGGTGGCAGAGGAGGAGAACCTCAGTCTGGAAGAGAGCGGCGGCCCCATGGAGAGGGGCAGCCGCCGCCGCACACCCAAGGAGGAGCCCAAACTGAgtgaa ACTGACAGCCCCACCAACGCCAGCATTCCAGAGTTGGAGAGGCAGATCGATAAGCTAAccaag CGACAGGTGTTTTTCCGTAAGAAGCTGCTCCAGTCCTCCCACTCCCTGCGGGCGGTGTCTCTGGGCCAGGACCGGTTCCGCCGGCGATACTTGCTCCTGCCCCACCTGGGAGGGGTGCTGGTGGAGGGGCCTGAGGAGATCCTAG CGACAGAAGATATCCTGGTGAAGGAGGTGCCCGTCACTCTTCTGAAGAGGGAACCCAAAGTGGAGGAGAAGCCCACAACCACCCCTGCCCCCCCCgcctcccctccccagtcccagACCTCCTTGCCCCCTAAAGAGGACCCTCTCCCCGGCACCGCCTCTCTTATGAGCAGTCCCAGGGCCCGGGGTCGCCCCCGCAAGATCAAACCAGAGGTGGAGCTACACCTCCGCACCGCCAAGTGTCGCCGCCGTCGCCGTAGCAGCAAGTCCGGCGGGGATGAGTCGGGGCCAGGCGTTTCCcaggacaccaccaccaccaatggAACAGAAGACCTCACTCAGTCCACTTTCAGTAACTGTCTCAGCCAATTGCAAGGCGCCTTAACCAACGGGACGGAGCCAATAACAGGGACGGCACCTAAAGGCAGACTACCAGAGGATAGCATGAAAGAGATGGCGGAGAAACAGGGGCAGTGGTTCAACCTGCTGCCAAAACAGCCTTGTGACAAAACCTCTCTGACAGAACCTCAGACCCCCCCCAGCAAGCCGCCCAAACGCCTCCCTCTGACCCCCAGCACCCTGCCCGCCCTTGCTGCTCCACTGCTGCAG tctgtACCAGACCCCACACCCCAGGTGACCCCCAGCCCAGCCAAACCAGGGCGCAGGCGGAGGAGGGGCGGCAGTCCCGCCCGCAGGGTTGGCGCTAGAGCGGCTGCAGCGAAGCGTCGTGGCCGCCCTTCTTCCACACTCTTCCAGGAGATAGAGCAACAGTACTTCACTCAGCTCGTGGTCAAGCCCATTCCAGCAT CAATGGTGCGTGGCTGGTGGTGGATAAAGGAGCCTGAAGACCTGACGGCCACCCTGCAGGCCCTGCACCCACGAGGCATCCGGGAGAAGGTGCTCCACAAACACTTGGCCAAACACATGGAGTACCTGGCTGAGGTCTGCACACGGCCCATCAACG ACCCTATATTCCAGGTGaaggtgaaggagggagaggcCCTGCTAGAGTCCCTGCAGCAGCCATGGCAGGTCCAGGAGCGGGCCCTGGAGACAGACGTCGGAGCCCTCCGCTGGGTGGAGGACCTGGAGCAGAGGGTCATTGCCGCCGACCTGCACCTCAAG ATGGCTCCTCAGAATGGAAGGAGCGACTCTGACAATAACACGGAAACGCCAGCCGCAGGATTCCAG CCCTACACAGTTCCAGAGGTGGACTCCACGCGTGACGACCTGCAATACTACGAGCATGATGTGGACCCCCGGGACGACTGGATCGTGCGGACCAAGAAGGAGTGGTCAGACCTGCCCCGTGTGGCCAGCCACCCGCTGGACCTGGCCGTCCTGCGCCTGGCCAACCTGGAGAGAAACATCGACCGGCGCTACCTGAAGGAGCCCCTCTGGAACCTGGCCGAGGTGGTGCGTCTCGCCCCCCTCACCCCCGAGGAGAGCCAGATGGGCCAGATGGACGTCATGAG TCTGGAGAGTGAGATCACCCCCAGATTGCGGACATGGCGCCAGGCCCTGGACCGCTGTCGGAGCGCCCCCCAGCTATGTCTGTGTCTGCTGCAGCTGGAGAAGGCCATCGCCTGGGAGAGATCTGTGGTCAAAGTG ACGTGTCAGGTGTGCAGGAAGGGGGATAATGATGAGTACCTGCTGTTGTGTGACGGCTGTGACCGTGGCTGCCACATGTACTGCCTGAGGCCAAAGGTCACCCAGGTGCCAGAGGGGGACTGGTTCTGTCCCACCTGCGTCTCCAAG GCTAGTGACGGTGAGTCACCACGTAGCAACCATCGCTCCTCCAAGCAGAGGACCCGGGTGAAGAAGAGGAGGTACGAAGACGACAGTTCTGACGAAGAGGCGGTGCCCAGCAAACGCAGCGGTGGTGGTGCTAATATGGCAACACGGCATAAGGACGGTGGCCCTGCCTTATCCTCCCGTTACTCTGGAGATGGAGGACGCACAGCGGGCTTCTCACCTGCCAAGCGCCGCCGCATGACCACCCGCAACCAGCCCGACCTCACCTACTGCGA aaTCATCCTGATGGAAATGGAGTCTCATGCTGACGCCTGGCCCTTCCTGGAGCCCGTCAACCCCCGCATGGTGCCCGGCTACCGACGCATCATCAAGAACCCCATGGACTTCCTCACCATGAGGGAGAGGCTGCTGCAGGGAGG gtACTGCAGCTGTGAGGAGTTTGCAGCAGACGCCCATCTGGTGTTCAACAACTGCGAGCTGTTCAACGAGGACACGTCTGAGGTGGGCATGGCTGGACACTCCATGAAGCGCTTCTTCGAGAACCGCTGGGCTGAGTTCTACGCGAGCAAAGACCAATAG